In one window of Natator depressus isolate rNatDep1 chromosome 12, rNatDep2.hap1, whole genome shotgun sequence DNA:
- the OSGIN1 gene encoding oxidative stress-induced growth inhibitor 1, protein MYPVLNKVPNKSYSKPLPIVVIGNGPSGICLSYLLSGYIPYTKRGSVHPHPILQRKLEETPEVSIIDQDLEYLSEGLEGRSQSPVALLFDTLLRPDTDFGGTAESVLTWWHKTNRAIPHLVLGRNPPGGAWHFIEGSTITLSQGEWMGLPDLQLKDWMRKKRRGLRNNRATAEDIAQYYQHYVAKKGLQKNFICGTVVTSVRKVSPDVNSSYAQQDSEGNSDSFWDFPEKEKEDDQIASGNLFQVDGFIKNINGGQQPFSIYAENVVLATGTYDSPTNLGVNGENLPFVHHKLSALEEAVKNKKVSMTSDPVLIVGAGLTAADAILFAHHCNIPVIHAFRRRVNDPGLIFNQLPKMMYPEYHKVHQMMKEQSVACPGPYECYISLPEHRVLSFREDKKCVFQDKSGHQKIFNISMAFVLIGSNPNLSFLPNNGIDLAIDNEQPVNSKRNPIDVDPFTYQCVQEKGLYAVGPLAGDNFVRFVQGGALAVASSLLKKANKYPP, encoded by the exons ATGTATCCAGTGTTGAACAAAGTcccaaacaaaagttattccaaACCACTTCCCATTGTTGTTATAG GGAATGGTCCTTCAGGAATTTGCCTTTCCTACCTGCTGTCTGGTTATATCCCTTACACCAAAAGGGGCTCTGTCCATCCTCATCCTATTCTACAGAGGAAACTAGAGGAAACACCAGAAGTCTCCATTATAGACCAG GATCTGGAGTACCTGTCTGAAGGTTTGGAGGGACGATCCCAGAGCCCAGTGGCTCTTCTTTTTGATACTCTGCTGCGTCCAGATACAGACTTTGGTGGAACTGCAGAATCTGTCCTCACTTGGTGGCACAAGACCAACAGAGCCATTCCCCATCTGGTCCTTGGCAGAAACCCTCCTGGGGGTGCCTGGCAT TTTATTGAGGGATCTACGATCACTTTGAGCCAAGGGGAATGGATGGGACTTCCAGACCTTCAGCTCAAAGACTGGATGAGGAAAAAGAGGAG GGGCCTCAGGAATAACAGAGCCACGGCAGAAGACATTGCTCAGTATTACCAACATTATGTGGCAAAGAAAGGGCTGCAGAAGAATTTTATCTGTGGGACTGTTGTGACATCTGTGAGGAAAGTGAGCCCAGATGTAAACTCCAGCTATGCACAGCAGGATTCTGAGGGGAACAGTGACTCCTTCTGGGATTTCCCTGAGAAAGAGAAGGAAGATGACCAGATTGCTAGTGGAAATCTTTTCCAGGTGGATGGATTCATCAAAAACATTAATGGTGGTCAGCAACCCTTCTCCATCTATGCAGAGAATGTGGTTTTGGCCACTGGAACATATGACAGTCCAACCAACCTTGGAGTTAATGGAGAGAACCTTCCTTTTGTCCATCACAAACTCTCTGCCCTTGAAGAAGCAGTGAAGAACAAGAAGGTTAGCATGACATCAGATCCAGTCTTGATTGTAGGTGCCGGGCTGACAGCTGCTGATGCAATTCTCTTTGCTCACCATTGCAACATCCCAGTGATCCATGCCTTTCGCAGAAGGGTCAATGATCCAGGTCTCATCTTCAATCAGCTCCCCAAAATGATGTATCCGGAGTACCACAAAGTCCACCAGATGATGAAAGAACAGTCAGTTGCTTGTCCCGGGCCATATGAATGTTATATCAGCCTTCCTGAACATCGTGTCCTGTCCTTcagagaggacaagaagtgtGTCTTCCAGGATAAGAGCGGTCACCAGAAAATCTTTAACATTTCTATGGCTTTTGTTCTCATTGGCTCAAACCCCAACCTCTCCTTCCTACCAAATAATGGCATTGACTTGGCAATTGACAATGAGCAGCCAGTCAACTCCAAGAGGAATCCCATTGACGTTGACCCATTCACCTACCAATGTGTTCAGGAGAAAGGGCTTTATGCTGTGGGGCCATTAGCTGGGGACAACTTTGTGCGTTTtgtgcagggaggggctctggctgtTGCCAGCTCTctgttaaaaaaagcaaacaaatatccTCCTTAA